The stretch of DNA GGGCATAGCGGTTCATACGTGCCGATCCACCCTCGAAATTTTTTAAAAAACAAACAAGACCGTCACAACTGCAGCCTGTCCATAAAAAAATTCCGGGATGGGAATCGAACCCATTAGAACCGATAGAAGAAACCGGTGGCGCACCATTTGCCTTCCCAATACAACTAGCATTAAAATGTCGTCGTTAATCACATCATATAAAATTTTTACCCATTTGAAAATAGATTTTAACCTCAAATTAAAAATTTTTTCGACATGATTTTAAATTTTAATTGAAAATGAATATCATTATCGTATAATTAAGAGAAAATTCAGTATGCACCGCATAAAAGGAGAAGAAATAGAATGAAAAAATGGATCAAAACAACGACGATTTTGGCAGCGGCGGCTTCACTTGCTGCGTGCAGCCAGGAAAAAGCGGCTGAACCTGCTGAGACGGAAAAAACACCAGATTTATCCAATGTGACAGAAGAGTACCGAGCGTATGCCATTAGTGAAATAGATGCATTTGTAACCGAGACTGAAGGTTTTGCTGAGGCAGTCAAGTCAGGCGATATCGAAGAAGCAAAAGCCGCGTATGCGCCGGCTCGTATGCATTATGAGCGTGCGGAGCCAATTGCCGAAGTATTTGGCGATTTAGATCCGAAAATCGATGCGCGTGAAGGTGATGTTCCCGAAGCGGAGTGGACAGGCTATCACCGGATTGAAAAAGGACTTTGGGTTGACGGCACAACAGAAGGCTACGAACAATATGCGCAGCAGCTCATCGATGACACAAAGCTGCTTCGTGCAAAAGTAGAAACAGTTGAAGTAACACCGGATCTTTTAATTACAGGAGCCGTCGATTTATTGAATGAAGTGTCGACATCGAAAGTAACAGGTGAAGAAGACAGGTATTCACATACGGACTTGTATGATTTTGCAGCAAATGTAGAGGGAGCGGAAAAAATCTTTACCCTGCTGCAGCCGGAACTGAAGAAAAAGGATGAAGCGCTGTCGACTGAAATCGAATCGAAATTCGATGACGTATACACCCTGCTCAACAATCAGAAAAAAGGCGATGCTTATACGCTGTATACAGATTTATCCGAGTCAGAAATTAAAGAACTCAGTCAAGCGATCGATGCGCTTGCAGAACCACTTTCACAGCTGGGCATTGTAACGGAGGCGTCCTAAAGTGGAAAAATTTTTAAAGAAAGAAATATCGCGCCGCAGTGTTTTAAAAGCGGGCGGTATTGGTGCAGCCGGTTTGTTCATTGGCGCGTCTGGCGCCGGCAGCCTGCTGTCGCTTGGCGCTTCTGCCTCTGAAAAAAGTACAGGCA from Domibacillus sp. DTU_2020_1001157_1_SI_ALB_TIR_016 encodes:
- the efeO gene encoding iron uptake system protein EfeO; the protein is MKKWIKTTTILAAAASLAACSQEKAAEPAETEKTPDLSNVTEEYRAYAISEIDAFVTETEGFAEAVKSGDIEEAKAAYAPARMHYERAEPIAEVFGDLDPKIDAREGDVPEAEWTGYHRIEKGLWVDGTTEGYEQYAQQLIDDTKLLRAKVETVEVTPDLLITGAVDLLNEVSTSKVTGEEDRYSHTDLYDFAANVEGAEKIFTLLQPELKKKDEALSTEIESKFDDVYTLLNNQKKGDAYTLYTDLSESEIKELSQAIDALAEPLSQLGIVTEAS